One window of Chitinophagaceae bacterium genomic DNA carries:
- the recN gene encoding DNA repair protein RecN, with the protein MLKRLLIENYAIIDKLEIELGSGLHIITGETGAGKSILLGALSMVLGQRADTSVLRDVNTKTIIEATFDISHYDLNDFFIKNDLDFETHSIFRREIAPSGKSRAFINDTPVNLNILKEISSRLINVHSQHDTLELATPAFQLNMLDQIAENDTLQAEHSKNYYLYKSTEKKIIALKKELEQNLADKDFITFQLNELNQLTEEDQSLEELEQELNTQQHAEEIKVKLNHASDMLQNSEYAIQTHLDSLLTELSSIKKILPSIAELYSRLESISIDLKDISNEIEHLEADIIYDPNSLDIIQEKVNFINKLLHKHQAENLEKLYEIRETYTSKLSLLENSDFELDSLQSTADAQKKELQKSAALLSESRQAAIEPIETEVNKMIRDLGMPHSMFQIRIDKKQGDLPGEKGIDEVAFLFSANKGSRPDEIKKVASGGELSRLMLSIKSLLAEKTALPTLIFDEIDTGVSGEVALKVGKLLEKAAKGIQIISITHLPQIAARGDMHFYVYKDESADKVNTRMKLLSPAEREQILAKMLSGEAYTDAALENARQLLKSSV; encoded by the coding sequence ATGTTAAAACGACTGTTAATTGAAAATTATGCCATCATTGATAAGCTTGAAATTGAATTAGGTTCAGGCTTACACATAATAACGGGGGAGACCGGTGCCGGAAAGTCAATACTTTTAGGAGCGCTTTCAATGGTCTTAGGTCAACGTGCTGACACATCTGTGCTGAGAGATGTAAATACAAAAACAATTATAGAAGCTACATTTGACATAAGTCACTATGATTTAAATGATTTTTTTATAAAAAACGACCTGGATTTTGAAACGCATTCTATTTTTCGCCGGGAAATAGCTCCTTCCGGGAAATCAAGAGCTTTTATAAATGATACACCGGTTAATTTAAATATTTTAAAAGAGATTAGCAGTAGATTGATAAATGTTCACTCTCAGCATGACACTCTGGAGCTTGCCACTCCTGCATTTCAGTTAAATATGCTGGATCAGATTGCTGAAAATGATACTTTACAAGCAGAACATTCTAAAAATTATTATTTATATAAATCAACTGAAAAAAAGATAATCGCTTTAAAAAAAGAGCTTGAGCAAAATCTGGCGGACAAGGATTTTATCACTTTTCAATTAAATGAGCTTAATCAGCTGACAGAAGAAGATCAAAGCCTGGAAGAGTTGGAGCAGGAACTCAATACTCAGCAACATGCAGAAGAAATAAAGGTGAAACTAAACCATGCTTCAGACATGTTACAAAACTCTGAATATGCTATTCAGACTCATTTAGATAGTCTTTTAACAGAATTATCTTCTATCAAAAAAATCTTACCTTCCATAGCAGAGCTTTATAGTAGATTAGAAAGTATATCGATAGATTTAAAGGATATTTCAAATGAAATCGAACACTTAGAAGCAGATATTATCTATGACCCTAACAGCCTCGATATAATTCAGGAAAAGGTTAATTTTATTAATAAATTACTGCACAAGCATCAGGCAGAAAATTTAGAAAAACTCTACGAGATTCGAGAGACTTACACCAGTAAGCTGTCATTGTTAGAAAACTCTGATTTTGAATTGGACAGCCTTCAGTCAACAGCAGATGCACAAAAAAAAGAATTACAAAAAAGTGCAGCTTTACTTAGTGAAAGCAGGCAGGCTGCCATTGAACCAATTGAAACGGAAGTAAATAAGATGATACGCGATTTGGGAATGCCTCATTCTATGTTTCAAATTCGTATTGATAAAAAGCAGGGAGATTTACCGGGCGAAAAAGGGATAGATGAAGTTGCATTTTTATTTTCTGCTAATAAAGGCAGTCGTCCTGATGAAATAAAAAAAGTGGCTTCCGGAGGAGAATTGTCCCGGCTTATGTTGAGCATAAAAAGTTTGCTGGCTGAAAAAACAGCACTACCCACTTTAATTTTTGATGAAATTGATACCGGTGTCTCCGGGGAAGTAGCGCTGAAGGTGGGAAAGCTTCTTGAAAAAGCAGCTAAAGGGATTCAAATCATCAGTATTACACATTTGCCTCAAATAGCTGCCAGAGGGGACATGCATTTTTATGTGTACAAAGATGAATCAGCGGATAAAGTAAATACAAGGATGAAGCTGCTTTCGCCGGCAGAAAGAGAGCAGATACTAGCTAAGATGCTTTCAGGAGAAGCGTATACGGATGCGGCACTTGAGAATGCCCGTCAACTTTTAAAATCTTCTGTATAA
- the mtaB gene encoding tRNA (N(6)-L-threonylcarbamoyladenosine(37)-C(2))-methylthiotransferase MtaB yields the protein MTPFIETKVAFHTLGCKLNFAETSAISKKFKKDGYAVVDFDDEADIYVINTCSVTDHADNKCRYFINKSKRKNPESKVVIIGCYAQLKPDEIVEIPGVDMVLGAKEKFNILDHVEKLYSADKPLNISSEINEVDFFSPSWSVDDRTRTFLKIQDGCDYSCTFCTIPLARGKSRSSDIPGVLSEVDKIAKNGVKEIVLTGVNTGDFGRLPGEKKSDIGFLDLVKELNEVQEIERFRISSIEPNLLHDEIIKFVASSKKFVPHFHIPLQSGSNKILKLMRRRYLRELYQKRVETIHSSMNDCAIGVDVITGFPGETEADFLETYNFLLDLDIAYLHVFTYSERPNTPAIEMDNVVPFKIRKKRTKMLRSLSEKKRNAFYNRFLNTSRKVLWEGQSTEDGKMLGYTDNYIRVEQDFEEFKVNTIEEVYLSGISPNGYVQTEMSQLQTSRV from the coding sequence ATGACCCCTTTCATAGAAACTAAAGTTGCTTTTCACACACTTGGTTGCAAGTTAAATTTTGCCGAAACATCTGCTATCAGTAAAAAATTTAAAAAAGACGGATATGCTGTTGTGGATTTTGATGATGAAGCAGATATTTACGTAATTAATACTTGTTCAGTAACCGATCATGCCGATAATAAGTGTCGCTATTTTATTAATAAATCAAAGAGAAAGAACCCCGAATCTAAAGTTGTAATAATTGGTTGTTACGCTCAGTTAAAACCAGATGAAATAGTTGAAATTCCGGGAGTTGATATGGTTTTAGGTGCAAAAGAAAAATTCAATATACTCGATCACGTTGAAAAATTATACTCTGCCGACAAACCATTAAATATAAGTTCAGAAATTAATGAAGTTGATTTCTTCTCTCCTTCCTGGTCAGTGGATGACAGAACCCGTACCTTTTTGAAGATACAGGATGGCTGTGACTACAGTTGTACTTTTTGCACCATACCTTTAGCAAGAGGCAAAAGCAGAAGTAGTGATATCCCCGGTGTTTTGAGCGAAGTGGATAAAATTGCCAAAAACGGAGTTAAAGAAATAGTTTTGACAGGAGTTAATACCGGTGACTTTGGCAGATTGCCCGGTGAGAAAAAGTCAGACATTGGTTTTTTAGACTTAGTTAAGGAATTAAATGAAGTGCAAGAGATTGAGCGTTTCAGAATTTCCTCTATAGAACCGAACTTACTTCATGATGAGATAATTAAATTTGTAGCATCCTCAAAAAAGTTTGTACCTCATTTTCACATACCATTGCAATCCGGCAGCAATAAAATTTTAAAATTAATGCGCCGTCGTTACCTCAGAGAATTATATCAGAAAAGAGTTGAAACCATACATTCATCTATGAATGATTGTGCAATCGGGGTGGATGTAATTACCGGTTTTCCCGGAGAAACAGAGGCAGACTTTTTGGAAACCTATAATTTTTTGCTTGATTTGGACATAGCATACCTGCATGTATTTACCTATTCTGAAAGGCCCAACACTCCGGCAATTGAAATGGATAATGTTGTGCCTTTTAAAATCAGAAAGAAACGAACTAAAATGTTAAGGTCATTATCAGAGAAAAAGCGTAATGCATTTTACAATCGTTTTTTAAACACTTCCAGAAAAGTGCTTTGGGAAGGGCAGTCTACAGAAGATGGAAAGATGCTGGGATATACAGATAATTACATTAGAGTGGAACAAGACTTTGAAGAATTTAAGGTAAATACTATTGAAGAGGTATATCTTAGCGGAATATCCCCAAATGGTTATGTGCAAACAGAAATGTCTCAATTGCAAACTTCCCGGGTTTAA
- a CDS encoding enoyl-ACP reductase has protein sequence MNFELLKGKKGIIFGALDESSIAWKVAEKAHENGAEFILTNAPVALRMGKINELAEKCNTEVIGADATSVEDLENLFRKAMEKYNGKIDFVLHSIGMSPNVRKGKSYTDTNYDFFLKTIDISALSFHKVLQTAYKLDALNPWSSVLGLTYIAAQKCFPGYNDMAEAKAMLESIARSFGYHYGNKNKIRVNTISQSPTVTTAGSGVEGFDKFFTYADKISPLGNATAEDCANFCVVMLSDLTKMVTMQNIFHDGGFSNTGVSEKIMDLIPDNS, from the coding sequence ATGAATTTTGAATTATTAAAAGGCAAGAAGGGAATCATATTCGGAGCTCTCGACGAAAGTTCTATAGCATGGAAAGTTGCAGAAAAAGCTCATGAAAATGGTGCTGAGTTTATATTGACCAATGCACCTGTGGCATTGAGGATGGGAAAAATTAATGAGCTTGCTGAAAAGTGTAATACAGAGGTTATAGGTGCGGATGCTACTTCAGTTGAAGACCTGGAAAATCTTTTCCGTAAAGCAATGGAGAAATACAACGGAAAAATTGACTTTGTTTTACATTCCATAGGCATGTCGCCCAATGTTAGAAAGGGAAAGTCTTATACAGATACAAACTATGATTTTTTCTTGAAAACTATTGATATCTCTGCTTTAAGCTTTCATAAGGTTTTGCAAACGGCCTATAAATTAGATGCTTTAAACCCCTGGTCAAGTGTTTTAGGTTTGACTTATATAGCTGCTCAAAAATGCTTTCCGGGATATAATGATATGGCTGAGGCTAAAGCAATGCTTGAGTCAATAGCGAGAAGTTTCGGATACCATTACGGGAATAAAAATAAAATAAGGGTAAATACGATTTCACAATCTCCTACTGTCACTACAGCAGGCTCCGGTGTTGAAGGCTTTGATAAGTTTTTCACCTATGCCGACAAAATATCTCCCCTGGGTAATGCGACTGCTGAAGATTGCGCGAATTTCTGTGTAGTCATGCTGTCTGATTTAACAAAGATGGTGACCATGCAAAATATTTTCCACGATGGTGGATTTTCAAATACGGGAGTGAGCGAAAAAATTATGGATTTAATCCCTGACAATAGTTAG